Proteins found in one Triticum urartu cultivar G1812 chromosome 4, Tu2.1, whole genome shotgun sequence genomic segment:
- the LOC125554024 gene encoding transcription factor MYB44-like yields MVMPPSSFPATSGSDAGACDDGLPHAAKKMWTKREDDLLREQVRRCGGPHNWDSICRALPGRNSKSCRLRWCQHLDPRVEAVKPFTVEEDMLIVKYQAAYGNRWSTIAEFLSGRTDNAIKNRWNSVLHKRAPTLQGPPRPLAPSADRKAASPEVTPGCLPLFPLASGDVRMSSRSTEVVPEAETCAAARECLELFPLVPGDIRGDAGTAAPSDMSCGAGDPLTELRIWPAARVVFDVMPLQAYRM; encoded by the coding sequence ATGGTGATGCCGCCGTCGTCCTTCCCGGCCACGTCAGGCTCCGACGCCGGCGCCTGCGACGACGGCTTGCCGCACGCGGCCAAGAAGATGTGGACCAAGAGAGAGGACGACCTGCTGCGGGAGCAGGTCCGTCGGTGCGGCGGCCCGCACAACTGGGACTCCATCTGCCGAGCTCTGCCCGGCCGCAACTCCAAGTCGTGCCGCCTCCGCTGGTGCCAGCACCTCGACCCCAGGGTGGAGGCCGTCAAGCCCTTCACCGTCGAGGAGGACATGCTCATTGTCAAGTACCAGGCCGCCTACGGCAACCGCTGGTCCACCATCGCCGAGTTCCTCTCCGGCCGCACCGACAACGCCATCAAGAACCGCTGGAACTCCGTCCTCCACAAGCGCGCGCCCACCCTGCAGGGACCCCCGCGCCCGTTGGCTCCTTCTGCCGACCGAAAGGCCGCCAGCCCCGAGGTCACGCCGGGGTGCCTGCCGTTGTTTCCTCTGGCGAGCGGGGATGTCAGGATGTCCTCTCGTTCGACGGAGGTCGTGCCGGAGGCTGAGACATGTGCGGCGGCGAGGGAGTGCCTCGAGCTGTTCCCTCTGGTGCCCGGGGATATCAGGGGCGATGCCGGCACTGCGGCGCCGAGTGACATGTCCTGCGGAGCAGGCGACCCGCTGACCGAGCTGAGGATCTGGCCGGCGGCGAGGGTGGTGTTCGACGTAATGCCGCTGCAGGCCTACCGGATGTAG
- the LOC125552358 gene encoding transcription factor MYB77-like produces MMPTSFFQGNDAGACDGDGSPHGVKKMWTKEEDDLLREQVRRCGGPHNWDSICRGLPGRNSKSCRLRWCQHLDPRVEAVKPFTVEEDMLIVKYQAAYGNRWSTIAEFLSGRTDNAVKNRWNSVLRKRQEHAPSQQGQTRPWAPSAARQAAGPEVTPRCLPLFPDSAEEVPEADTSAAARKCLDLFPLAPGDIRANTAAAAPPGDMTCGAGDPLTELRLWPAPRVVFDVMPLQAYRM; encoded by the coding sequence ATGATGCCGACGTCGTTCTTCCAGGGCAACGACGCCGGCGCCTGCGACGGCGATGGCTCGCCGCACGGGGTCAAGAAGATGTGGACCAAGGAGGAGGACGACCTGCTGCGGGAGCAGGTGCGGCGCTGTGGCGGCCCGCACAACTGGGACTCCATCTGCCGAGGCCTGCCCGGCCGCAACTCCAAGTCGTGCCGCCTCCGCTGGTGCCAGCACCTCGACCCCAGGGTGGAGGCCGTCAAGCCCTTCACCGTCGAGGAGGACATGCTCATCGTCAAGTACCAGGCCGCCTACGGCAACCGCTGGTCCACCATCGCCGAGTTCCTCTCCGGCCGCACCGACAACGCCGTCAAGAACCGCTGGAACTCCGTCCTCCGCAAGCGCCAGGAGCACGCCCCCTCCCAGCAGGGCCAGACGCGCCCGTGGGCTCCTTCCGCCGCCCGGCAGGCCGCGGGCCCCGAGGTCACGCCGCGGTGCCTGCCGCTGTTCCCTGATTCGGCCGAGGAGGTGCCGGAGGCTGACACATCTGCGGCGGCGAGGAAGTGCCTCGACCTGTTCCCTCTGGCGCCTGGGGATATCAGGGCCAACACGGCTGCTGCGGCGCCGCCCGGTGACATGACTTGCGGAGCAGGCGACCCGCTCACCGAGCTGAGGCTCTGGCCGGCGCCGAGGGTGGTGTTCGACGTAATGCCGCTCCAGGCCTACCGGATGTAG